The region agagaaagaGGTAAAAGAACTAACCACATTCTATTGTGTACCTCCTTATCAGTTATCAGTTGTTTCATTGAAGTTTGCAATTTTGTAGGGTAACAATTAGACACTACTACTTCACACACTCTGACACTTACAACCATTGATATTAGTTCTGCTACAAATTGTATTGAATTTCTCTGCTATATATCTCTGGTATTAGTTCCAAAATGTTAATCATAGATTTCACACCTTTTGTCTACAGTGAAAATTTTATTGTCTAAAATTATTTACCTTTTAAATTCAAGTGTATGTCAAATACTGCCAAAACCACATGTATAGCAATCAAAACCTGCAGAATCTGGCAAATTGACACTTTGAGTACTTTCTAGGTACAGCCACCAACAATTAATGTaagcaaataaaataataaaagaaaacttTATCAGCACACCATATTTTTATTACATTCTATGGAAGAGTTTATGGGCGTGTACAAATTGAGTTTATGAACTCAGTGTAAGATTATATGTTGTCAAGAATAAATAGTGCTGTGAGCTATCTAAAACCTTTCACAACCAACCAACACAAGTTAAAACTGAGAATCCTCTAAATTGGTTGAAAAGGGTACTAGATTTCAATCTTAGAGGGGAGGTTAAGGAAAACCGAACTCACTCACCAATAAAATGAAACCTGAGACAGATACAAAAAAAGTGGCCATGGAAGCACCAGAGAGAGGCAACTCGCCAAGATGTCCAACAAACATGACAGATATAACATTCAGGCAATAATTTAGGAGGCTCACACATATTAAAGGTCCTGCTAGCCATAACTGCTTCCTCACTTCTTTAAGAACTTGTGTTCTTTCTGTTGCACTTGACATAGTTTGCTGCCTTATGGTATGGACTAATTCTATGTCAAGTTTGGTAAACAAGTTAGTATATGATTAGTTTGTTTTGTGAACAAGTGCCTTCCTATAAGAAATTACTGTTAAAAAAGTTGAATGGATGATGTTGAGAATTTTTTAACTTATAGCCATTATTTCTGTTCTTAAAAAGATGATGGAACCTTACCTAATGGAAACTGGAAAGTAATGGTATGTGTTTCATTCCATCATGTTCCACCACCTTTCCTCACTTTTGCTCCTTTTTTCTTCCCAATTATAAAAGTACGGCTAATTTGGTTTTGAAATCTATTCATTCTTGTTTTATACAACTTCATCATCAGTACTATCTACAATATCTTAATGTACATAGATAATTAGATACAGAAATACATAATAGTCCAGATGGCTTGGTTGCAAATGAACGAACGAGCACCCTCCTTTGCAATCTggattctttttcatttttaatcagTGCTAGCCCATCAAACGAATAACTTCATTGAGGCAGCATGTGCAACCCATGGTTAAGGGAAAAAAAAGCGTACATTAATACTTTTTTATAATAAGGGTaatatgagaaaaaaaaaagttattactCATTTAGTTTCGTTTactatgtttttattttataagcAGTTTCGTTTACTATGTAACCATTTGAGTAGTAGATTTGTTTTATTCCATCATAAaatatcaaaacaaaacaaTGGAGAGGTACTTTTTGCATTTCGTTCTTTTCCATTATGTTTCATTGCATTCTGTTTCATTACATTTCATCCAAACATAAAGTGAAGTTGATGAAGAATGTTGGATATACAAATCTGTTTTGTGAAGAAAAGACCCCCAAAGAAACAACCAACACCCAAGAAACTACCTCAGCTACCTTGAGAAGACATGTGTGCATTGATCTAGGCCACAATCTGGTAGAGAGCAATGTCATTTGTGTAGTCAGACTTCATGCTATATGGCTTTATCATCAAAACAATAACAATACTCCTCGCTCTAGTAAGAACGCCATAAGACTTTGAAAACTCCTTCGGAAAATCCATCAGCTCTATCCCTCTAGAATCCACATCAGCATTTGTGTCAACCTCTACAACAAACCCACAAGGGGTCTCTTCAGGGCCCTTTTTCTGGATGTACTGCCCTCCTCAAAGGAACCAAAAAACCTGCAAAGCCGGTGACAACCCAACCCAAAAATAGGTACAACCCATACCAAGAAACCAGAAAAACACCAAAGGGAAAAGATGTCCTCAACGCCAAAGTGACCTACCCCTAAAACCAAAACAACCCAAAAGTCCAAAAGACCCCAAGGAAATAACTAACACCCAAGAAACTTCCTCAGCTACCCTAAGAAGATATGGGCGCATTGATCTGGGCCGCAATATAGTAGAGGGCAACGTCATATGTGCAGTCATACTTCATGCTATTTCGCTTTCCCATCAAAACAACACTAAATTGTTTTActataaaatttatatttacttttaaatttataatgacAGTAACATTAAGAATAGCGGAAGAACAAATTAAAAGACCTCCAGTCTCTATTTAACTACTGAGCTAAATATGTTATTGGGCTGAAGTAAAGGACATTTGGCAATGCTACATTTCGTGtttcatatttaatatattataatatattagcaagtgacaatgatgattatggTTCGCTTTAGCCCACATAaatttcaatcaatcaataaGAATGTCTTGAAAATAGAGTGATAAAGATATGATAACCATTATACTTTAGAATCTATTACAATTTCTTACTTATGTTTCGATTGGGAGAACAcgaaaaagattaaaaaaaaattaacatgaaaAATTAAGAACGATGGTTATATGTGATTTACAATGAAAGAGAAATCATTATTTGGAAAATTTGTAGACATTTGCATAGTATAGACATTCGACGGACACAtaaaatgaaaaaggaaaagaagataAAGAATAAATTAAATGGATGTGATGCATgatagaagagagagagaaatacaGAAAAATGAGGTGTCTATTAGATGTCTGCACTATTTATACATATGAATATcattattgttatttgttactcttaatttaatattaatgtTTGTAGTATGTTCAAAAGGTTTCATTGCATTTGTTCTGTGTTCGTATAGCTTTGTTTACGAAAGGAAAATATTAATTTGCACACAACATAAATATTACAAAAGAATTGGTATTACATTTTCAACAGTTATGTATCATAACAAATACCATCGATCAATACACATGATTATTGTCATGATCACTCTTTATTCCATTCATATTTATGCATATATAaacctctctctttctctccctATTGCTCTGTCATTACAGTTTTTTTTCTAGGCTTAGTGGAACAAGGCAATGAAAGACAAGACGGAGGCACCAACCAAGGAGCCAACAACGGTTGTCGAGGCACCGCTGGCTGGGCCAGGGGCGGGTGCAGCCACAGGAACCTCAGTGGCGGCCAATGCTGCGCTCATGGAGGCAGCGACGATGAGAACAGCACAGGCAACCTTCTTCATTTCCATGGTGATGGGATGAAATGTGTATGGGTAGTGAGACCCGCTGGTTTTGATGAATGAAGGATGTATGTTTTTGTTGAACTTATTTGTTTTTATTGCAGGGTCTGAGGTAGGATTTGGAAGTTGGCATGGGCTTTAAAGAGTGCTAATTTGTGTTATTTTTGGTAAAATGAGACTTTGGTTGGTTATGCAATGTTTTAGGGTTGGTTACGGTTGTGCAATGTTTCAGGGTTAATTAATGGGTTTTGTGTGACATATGCTGGTTCTCTAATATAGTTGAGACACAAACATGtatttttctatatatataatgaTTTTCCACTATATACACATAAAAGAAATGGTAAATAACCTTCCAAAAATGCCCTAATCAATTTGTATTTTTCACCTTTTACTCACAAGTTACAATACATTCTAATTAGTCCAATCATTTCCAATGTCTACCCGTGCAATTCACATGTAACTTTATGaagttataaaaaattaaataaaaccaaaaatatttgaaattgtTAATTTGATTTAGCAATCGATAAAGAACACAAATTTAATGTTGGTttgtaaatatattattttatctAATATTTATTGGTTAAAAAATTTAAGCATTAATAAAAATTGAGCGAAGGATTTAATAACTATTAGAAACAAATGTTGAAGGATTTAGGTGATGAGCAAAAGAAATAATCGatgtaaaaagaaaataacaagAAGTAAAATTTGAAtgcataatatatatatatatatatatatatgtataagtAGTGACAgagatatataattaaaaataatgaaaaatctaatatattaaaattgtaACTAAAATGACTAGAACAGTATAAATAAGGCCTGATAAATTTGATCATTCCGTGTAAATCTATAATCTTTATTGATGGAGATAATAAGTAGTTCTCATCTATAAGTTTAAtgaaatttttatatataaatcaTTTTAAGTGTGTTCACGTGATTAGAGAGTCATTTTATCGATCCCCACGGATGATGCTAATTGTTCCAGTATAGAAACAATAGTGCGGGTGATAGACCCAAAATCCCAGTAGAGGAAGGATTCTGTtaaatttatttgaaataatAAAAAGTTATTGGAGATAACTGTTGTATTAGGTGATGAAAATAGGAATATTATTTCGGCTATGGCTTTGAAGATACAAGTTCAACAAGGTGTTTTAGTGGCTGAAGCTTTAAATGTTTCGGAGGGCTTCATTTGACTATCAAGATCAATGTACATAATGCGGTAGTGGAATCCTGTAAACGGGTGATCAAATAATTACAATCCTCTTTTACTAGCAACACGGACTTGGGCTTAGTTTCTATGGAAAATAAAAAGTCCATCCCGCATTTTTCTTCTGCACTAGGCGAGACCCCTCGCCATAATAGGGGTCTTGCCCGTGTTACTTGTTTACTGGACCTGATCGCCAGGATGACACGACATCTAGAGAGCAGGCTAATGGGCTAGTATATAAGGAGCTGACAGGGACCGCCCAATGGTGGACATATTATTGTATGGGTTGTTTAGCTTTAGGGTTTTGAATACCCCCTATAAAAGGGAACTCTTGTAATTTGATAAGGGACCTTTTGGCATTTATTACACAGGCGACTAAGTTATTACAAAATCCTTCCTCcactagggttttgggtttatcACCATCATTATTGTTTCGATACTGAAACAATTGACATCATCCGTGGGGATCGGTAAAATGACTCCCTAATCAAGTGAACAAAATTTCATGTGAACACACTCGTAGAGCTTCGTCGGTGCTGCGACGTGTTTCACCGTCTCGCCGTCATATCTAAAGAGACCAAGTGATAGGTGTACAACCTGTGTAGTGTGGCCCCGTTCAAGCAGATATCGATCATGCTAGACCAGATCTACGGGCACAGTATCCTCGGGGACCTCCACTGTAAGACCCGTGAAAGTTTAAGAGAAATAAACTCGGTCAATTTCTCGGTTTAGTGCTTCAATGCTCGGTTAATGTGATCTTTATGGGTGTGGACTTGTATGATGAGTTTTATCTAATGAAGGTAATATTTGGATTATTAATATCGAAGTTATTTTCCAAGTGTTTCATTCTTCGTTCGTCAGAGGATTCGGCTGCACTACGGAAAACGGTCGAACCGACGCGTTTCGCCTATAGCCCCTTTTGTCATCGAATTATTATTCGAgtgtgaaataaatattttccttatcattaCAATGATCTACGCGTAATTTTGAGGATTTTGACTGCAATATCGATATAAGGTCAAAAAACTCGCCCGGTAGTGTTTTCGGCTCGAAAACGAGTAGAGTTCGACTCGTAAATGAGCCAATCACGAAATTGGCCAGAAAATATCTGATATTGGGGTTGAGTGTTCAGATGTTGAGTGTGGAGAGAAAGACCGTTAGGGTAGGCTCATGAACCAAGGCAAAAGTTGTATCATTGTTGCTTTGCCATAAGTAGTGTGCATGGGAAAATGAGTCAAAGCCAAAAGTGCAAGCCATCATTTCACATTGGGAGCTGACCATCACCTTATCGTAAGGACTTCCCATCAGATTTCTGAACCAAAAGTAAAGGAAAAGAGAGGACTTTAGAGAGATAAGTGACAGAGAGAgtgaacatcatcttcatcctatcttcatccttcttacaaaaaaattgaaatcttcatcatctctaAACACCACCAAGAAATCATCTTTTGTCTTCCATTCCTTCACAAAGGAGCTAGCATTCAAGGTGAGGATCATGGTGATGGTTTCCAAATTCAAAAAGgagctatctttctcttcatcttttctaaaaaccgagttgttgttgttgtgtgctTGTGGGGAGCTTGTGATTCCCTTGGCTTCTTGTTTGTGGAAAGAGTTTTGGAAAAAGGTGGAAGCTTGATGTTAAGGCTTCAATCTCTTGTGTTTTGAACCTTAGATTTCGAAAATGGAGAGCCAAGGAAGAAAACTACTCATCATAGAACATTTTCTTGTTCAAAAGGTTGAATCTTGATGTTTTAATGTTCTCATGAAGTAAAGACTTCAAGAGTAGGTTTCCAAGCTTGTTTCTTAAAAGCCTTGAGGCTAAAAGTTCAGTTTTTAACCCTCAAAGATCATTCCAAGTGTTGTTTCAAACTCAAACCCTTGAGCTCTTAAGACTAAGTCAATTCATGAGAAGTGCTATACTTAGTTAAGAGTGTGTGTGATTTCTATGTGATTTTAGTGATTGATGGTTGTGTGCACTATGTGTTTGTGTGAAGGTTAAGAACACCTTGTTCATCTCATTACGAGGAGCTAAAGGCTACGAAGGAAATCAGACTAGAGAAGTTAAGGAGAAAGCCAACGATCGAcgtaagggcacttcgggtcTTGGACTTTAGCGTGCATGAATTGTGTGTTAGGATTGCATGAACTTGTATGATGATAATGAACATGTTAAGACCTTGGAAGACTAATGTAAATGAGCTTAGTATGTTGTATGATCCTTATAAACATGAATGGAAACTTAAAGGTTAAGTCTTGGGATAAAAATCATGTTAAAAGTGAGAAAAAGCATGAAACCCGGAAAAGGGACAGGGCTGCGACGCATGTGCGTGGGTGactggcgcacatgcgtgggagACCTACCCCTCTAGCGCATGTGCATGGGAGAGGgagcgcacatgcgtggagttGCTGCCTCTCCAGCGCCAAGTGACGTTTTTGCTACTTTGAACTGTTTTGTATGCACTTATGGTTAAGGGATGTATCATTGAATGTTATGCATGATATACATGAAGtttttgagttaagaatgcTTGATTAACATGAGAAATTGTTTAAGAACATGATGAATGATAACATGCTTAAGTGCCTTGATGTTTGAGAACATGATTACTTGTTGAGAACATGTTTACTTGTTGAGTACATGACTACTTGTTGAATATGATATGATGAACTCTTAGGATGtttattgtaagacccaggattttagaattaaataaataattaatttctaactcacgcataggattttgtgtcagcgtgagaggaacttgacttgtggttgatgtttggattagtattatgaaggagaaagttcaggaaatgactaagaatagtactatagtcgctataggttatagcacgagctttattcacttccgccttagggcgaacgcgttagtaaaaggctaatccgctcttaaagcactgtagaagaggaattcaaaaatattcagaggattataagaatttctcttattcctttccctgacgagtgtttcgacacgaaactcTAGAGtgtacgaacgatcgatttcgattctcggaagtttgccgaaactgaatccttGATATCTCAaaaaccttaaagtaaactgtcgatgaagacttttttctattcggagcttcaaatgaagattccacacgcataaacccatttattttgatattttcgaCCTTTCTACAGAAGGATGTTTCTTCATCCGACATCAaccgcaaaaagtagtttttcgggttaaatcgattcatACCGACATTGGATCGTTtactttaattccaagaaacttgttttgagttctggaattctgtcgccagaatctctcttagaattcacggaggcatgcgcaggaaaaatcgaaatcgcgaaattttcattttcccgcgttttccatctcctataaataggagaaaaactcAAAATTCCTCACCATTCACCCATGGTGGCCACGAGTTCAagggaggagagggagaggaagattttcgccatttcttgcctgatcgtcgcactgacagttgctatacgtaggcctcgaggtactgatgtttttccttacctctgatcgtaaattctgtcgcttttctctatgtctttctgtgctcaaagttttgagctttttgtaaaactgtccaaataacttgatttctctgtctaaacttattccatgcatgcccaagagcatgtttagcggattacatttcgccaaATCTCGTCGAATCGCAGCAGAACTTCGTTTCTGCTAAAAAACTCATCTTTATgttgaggttccgctttttgaatcaaaaactctcgactgagcttagcgtcagtaggattagttgtcataaacgtcgtgggtatcgacctcatccaatttctttttcgaaattccgactttgagtttccgagctaaaaatcttgaccaaaataccccggTTCTAGTTTTctatccgataatttttctgagagtttccctggcctagatatcgcctaagaatacctaggaattaaattagatcgaaggaaaagttcggaaaccctatttttgagagtggctgAAACTTGTGTGTTAGGGTactgtgtccaaaaataatttttgggtttgtaTGACCTAAGCCATtgtgtagctctttcaattgtcgaaattttggcgttggtttcgtgtcattctgagttctgtagctcgagttatgcgcattttagcgaaaacatgtcttattgtccattcgagcctaaatgtcgaactctagagcttcgaaagcttcttttcgggttttgatagtgttattagttgttttgtttcttagcgactaagcaatgatactttgcttaaggtttggaacgagttgagctgaggaaagagactttggagcaattggtgaggtttcacaacggaggaggacgcccggggaacttgctgggttcgggagctttattttggattggactgggatggagaaattggctaaggtaagggtaactcagttttagagcgtctttgagtcttgcctgcttttatcgcactgcctgcgtttgacatgaagatgtttatattgattggcattggattatgattattatgctgaactgggaaaatgttttctggaggcttcggccgagtgaacttattgagacgtgtgtctccgttttctgagaggcttcggccgtttactggtttctgtcattgagctgagttggtatgcaattgagttgatttatgttcgttgataataggaataacatgtggttactctgaatTGATCATTTGCTGGGCgttgttgttgactgacttggcatataggctttggtcttaaagtggcaatgaggtgggtgtggtcccccGGGATTGTCctatctttcgagatgttctaaagtggcgatgaggtgggtgtggtcccacgcgattgtcccgtccgtagtggcgctaagtggcgatgaggtgggtgtggtcccgcgtgattgtcccgtgtttcgaggcgttataaagtgacaatgaggtgggtgtggtcccgcgggattgtcccatctttcgagatgttctaaagtggcgatgaggtgggtgttgtcccacgcgattgtcccgtccgtagtggcgctaagtggcgatgaggtgggtgtggtcccgcgtgattgtcccgtcttgcgagacgttattgatcgatccattttggtaacagcatatagttgcattacaGGGAACTAACACCTTACCTATGTTGTTgaattttagttattggtttattgatatttgatttgatttatattgttgaggttgtagATATCTGGTTTGATTTTATATTGTTGATTTTTctgatatctgatttaaatctatgttgttgatatctgaattaaatttaacttGTTGCATATATGTCATTATCTATctggaattaagttgctagcttatgtgccatgttaCGCACTTAAACTTTgatagcatgcttttctcttttatacgtggtaattgcatggagttaaccctttctttttgttatttgttgtttgggcgcttaacgctattaggcgatggagaatcttcgaaggagcttaacctttgtgcgagtagagatgaggacttgaaggaCAGTGGAGTACTCGACgagtagagtcgggtttaaggctagagccttgggttagagagcttaccgttattggtttaagcttgcctaaagattttaggaatttatatttgaggtttcgggtaggttccgatgcattgctttcctgcggttccccgatgtggagatcgtagggagtatgtcggatttatggtgtcattgcatcatagattttttttgagttgtttcttttggttaggttttgtagttgggagtatgcatgacatgttttggaaatacatttgaaaagaaaaaaatatatactcgtgtttatacatccttttggaaaacattgcatatttattttatcagattgttaccgtaacccctgaaattcggggcgttacatttatGATGAATGTAAGTCTTGAATTATGTTCCTACGATGCATGATATAGTATGCCTTGATTTATCGAATAATATGCGTTGTATGGGCGATGTTGATCGAATGAGATTGAAGGTGGAACCTAAGATGGTTGGGCTACCATGGCGACGGATAGCTGGTGACACCTATGAGTTGGTGATCCCGATCACTCATGTTGAGGTGTGGTGAAGTCGTCATCGAACGACAAAGGACTATAACTTAGTTGTATGACAAATCATGAAGCATATCATTGCATTGACCGAGGGTACCGCTTGGATAGGGTACACCGAGGTGTTGGTTACTAATGGTTGCTGGAATAGATCATTAGATAAGTGGCAATTGACTGCTGGATGGGTCTTTGTCCCGCTTTCCTGGTATGGAGTTGGcgttttatccggatcatggtGTGCATTGAGCATTGAGCATATAGCATACGCTAACAATATAAAGACACATAGGTTCCCTCGAACATCATTGACATTAGAGTATTTGTTGTTGTCTGGTGACTTGTGTTTGATCAATGAATACCCTATGAGGTACGACGTGTGGTTGAAGGGCCTCGTGCCTCGTTTGTTGATGTGTTTACCTTATGCTATGCTAAAACTAGAACTCCTTAGGAACATATGAGTATGTCGTTGTGCGAGAACCCTGCTAAGTGTTATGTCTGTGAATATGCATGTCCTTACCTGTTGTATGTGTGCACGTCCTACATATGGCCTTGTGGTataagaagttgacccttgcaccttTTCTCTCTTATGAATGTTCGACGACGCCGCTCTAAAGGATGAGCAAGAGACCGATGGACGCATGTGAGGAGACGCCGCAAAGAAATGATGTGACGACGAGCTACTTCTTCGGAGATTGTCGGGTGGAGGTTTGCGGGAGCTTGTCGGGCATAGGAGGCTCTTTTATATTTCTTTTGAAGTATATGTTGTAATTATATTCGTTGATGTAAGGGTATTTATTACGTTGAGTATTATGTATGCATTTGTTAGAGCATGATTTGGAAAGTATTAAAAGgtattatgtttcaaaaaaaaaatatacatgcaTCTTTATGTTTTCGAAAGTTCATTAGCatgattaatttacttttggatcactaagtaacccttgaaaatcggggcgttacatccaccatcacctcctccaccacaaccaccaccaccaccacccttgtTTTCACGTCCTCCTTCACCTCATTCTTCAACGCCTCGCTATGTAGAGTTGGAAACTATTTTTTGGAGAAATCGGTCAGAGCCTTAAGGTTGCGCTATTTTATTCTTCAAAGTGTGGCATCATGTAATTAAATAATGAcatactctttttcctttattttaaaaatgttttgaatGAGGCGCCAGGTTTTGCAAGTATTAAAGGAATGAAAGTGAAAAGTTTGTCATCTTTCAAAGTATCCATTTTAGTTAATTTATAGTTTGTTATGGAGCGGGGAAATCTCCTTGAAAGGGAGACTCAGATACGAAGGATAAAATGAGCACACCCTAGGAAAACTAACATAACTACTAGAGCATGTCGACAATGTGTGAGGGTATAAATTACCTATTCCAAGCCTCCCCCCCCCCATAAGGGCGAGCTCACAGGCAAAAGCTCAAACTGAGAACAACCTTGGAAATTCCAagttgaggaggaggaggaggaggaggcagtgTCTTTTACTAATGTGATTTATTCTTCATCCAATGtggttaaaaatatatatttagacCCCTTATCGTGCTACAACCGTGAGGTATACCCCCTTACACCATATT is a window of Lotus japonicus ecotype B-129 chromosome 5, LjGifu_v1.2 DNA encoding:
- the LOC130718602 gene encoding arabinogalactan protein 23 — its product is MEMKKVACAVLIVAASMSAALAATEVPVAAPAPGPASGASTTVVGSLVGASVLSFIALFH